ACCGGCATTCTTGCTGAATTCACGCCACGAAAATGCTCCGCTTTTTTTGCGGGAATCGTAGTAATCCTGCATAAATGCGTGGTAATCTCTGTATTCGAGGACCGACTTCATATCTATAAAACTAGATTCTGCAGTTGCAAAAGTCAATGTTTTTATAACACAAAAATCGCTGAATTTTACGAAAATCACTGATTTTTAGTCGGTTAATTCAAGTTTTTGATTCTAAATAACACACTTTGTGTTATAGAGAAAAATAGCGATGAAATCAGAAAATTTTTATATCTTGTAAATCAAGAACTTAAAAGGAGCAAACAATGCGTAAAGATCTCGGTGTTAAAGCTTACTTGTACCCGCAGCCTACATTGGTGATTGCGACGTATAACGAAGACGGTTCTACGAATGCCATGGTAGCCGCATGGGGCTCCATTAGCGATACAAACCAGGTGGCTATTTACGTGGCGCATAGTCATAAGACCATGCCGAATATTTTGGCCCGCAAGGCCTTTACGGTAAGCATGGCCACGGCAAAGAACATCAAGGCGATTGATTACCTGGGTGTTACTTTGGGCAACAAGGTGGCCGACAAGTTTGCTCATTCGGGCCTGACCTCTGTCAAGAGCGCACATGTGGATGCCCCGCTGATTGCAGAACTCCCGCTTGCGTTGGAATGCAAGCTCGTCAGCTACGACGAAGATTCGGAACTTTTGCTCGGCGAAATCGTGAATGTGTCTGTCGACGATTCCGTACTCGATGAATCCGGCAAGCTCTCAGTTGAAAAGCTCGCGCCGGTGTGCTACGATTCTGCAGGCCATGGCTACTACGTGATGGAACGCCGCGTAGGCAACGCCTTCAGTGACGGAAAGTTATTGGGTTAGTTTGAGGGGGAGTATGAAGAGTCTTCATTATGTTTTGTGTGTTGCGGTGGTTGCCTTGCTGGGCGCTTGCGGTGGTACCTCTAGCACATCGCACGAACCTGTAGAATCCAGCAGCTCTGTAGAAATAGTGGAATCCAGCAGCTCCGAAGCGGTTGCTCCGGAGTCAAGTTCAGCCATTGAGTCTACGGCCACTGAACCCGCTGCCGACACGGTATGGAACAAGGCGAACCTTACGTGGTATATTTCTTGGCCTGACCCAGGCAGCGAAGAATGCGTGGTGTACAACGGCTGCGAATGGGCGGGCTACTTTGCTGGCCTACCGGACCAGCAGACCGAAGAGTGGGTCAGCGAACATAACATCATCTCCATCCACGAAAAGGATTGGGGCAAGTACAAACTGAAAACTTTCAGGCTGCGTCAGAATGGCCGCACCATAGATGCCACCGTTTACGACAAGTGCGCTGATAGCGATTGCGACGGGTGCTGCACTCAGAACGCAGGCGAACTCGGGTTCCTGATCGACATCGAAAGCTATACCTGCGAACGCCTTTCCGGTACCAAGGACGGCTGCGATGGCGTAATCGAATGGACTTGCCTCGACTGCGAATAATCCGGCTTTTGCAATATGAAGATTCAGGTCCTTATCGATAACATCGCTAGTTGCTGTGGCCCCCGCAAGCTCTTTGGCGAATGGGGCTTGTCGGTGTACGTGGAATTCGAAGGCAAGCGTTATCTGCTCGATACGGGAGCGTCGCACCTGTTCGCGAAAAACGCGGGCGTGATGGGTGTGGACCTTTCGAAGATCGACATGGGCATTTTGAGTCACGCGCATTTTGACCATAGCGATGGCATGGCCAGGTTCTTTGCGCTGAACAAGATTGCTCCTTTTTACTTGCGCAAGGGTGCGGGCGAAAACTGCTACCATGCACACAAATTGCTGGGGCGATTTACTTACCACGAATACATTGGAATCCACAAGGGCTTTTTAAAGCGTTTCGCAGACCGCATCCGCTTTGCTGAAGGCGATATGCAGATTGCACCGAATGTGTACTTGGTGCCGCACAAGACACCGGGCCTCTCTGCGATTGGCGAGCGTGCCCATCTTTCGGTCAAGGAAAACGGCAAGTACCGCTACGATAGTTTTGATCACGAACAAAGTCTCGTGTTCGATACGCCTAAGGGCCTGTTTGTTATGAATAGTTGCAGCCATGGCGGCGCAGATAATATCGTAAAAGAGATTGAGGCTACGTTCCCCGGCAAAAAGATTTATGCGATTCTCGGCGGATTCCATTTGTTCCGCTATAAAGATGAAGTGGTGCGCGCCTTTGCCGAGCGCCTGCGCGAACTGGATGTCCAGAAGATTTATACCGGGCACTGCACCGGAAATCGCGCATTTGAAATCCTGCACGAGGTCCTGGGCGACCGCGCCGAACAAATGCGCTGCGGTTTAACTATAGAGCTATAGGGGCTTTAGGCCTTTTGTGCCGGGCAAAACGGGTTTTTGCTTGGGGCGTTTCCATAAATATGTTTATAGTGTGTTGATAGATTGTGT
Above is a genomic segment from Fibrobacter sp. UWB5 containing:
- a CDS encoding flavin reductase family protein, which translates into the protein MRKDLGVKAYLYPQPTLVIATYNEDGSTNAMVAAWGSISDTNQVAIYVAHSHKTMPNILARKAFTVSMATAKNIKAIDYLGVTLGNKVADKFAHSGLTSVKSAHVDAPLIAELPLALECKLVSYDEDSELLLGEIVNVSVDDSVLDESGKLSVEKLAPVCYDSAGHGYYVMERRVGNAFSDGKLLG
- a CDS encoding MBL fold metallo-hydrolase; the encoded protein is MKIQVLIDNIASCCGPRKLFGEWGLSVYVEFEGKRYLLDTGASHLFAKNAGVMGVDLSKIDMGILSHAHFDHSDGMARFFALNKIAPFYLRKGAGENCYHAHKLLGRFTYHEYIGIHKGFLKRFADRIRFAEGDMQIAPNVYLVPHKTPGLSAIGERAHLSVKENGKYRYDSFDHEQSLVFDTPKGLFVMNSCSHGGADNIVKEIEATFPGKKIYAILGGFHLFRYKDEVVRAFAERLRELDVQKIYTGHCTGNRAFEILHEVLGDRAEQMRCGLTIEL